The following coding sequences are from one Apodemus sylvaticus chromosome X, mApoSyl1.1, whole genome shotgun sequence window:
- the LOC127674432 gene encoding odorant-binding protein 1a-like, which produces MVKFLLLALAFGLAQAEIEGKWITLAIVADNVDKIEPAGEMRLYCREITCEEECKILKITFYVHENGQCSLTTVTGYLQEDGETYRTQYQGDNHYLVVKQTPENIVFYSENVDRAGRKTKLIFVLGHKTLTHEQKDKLGEFALSKNIPPENIREVLDIDPCPQ; this is translated from the exons ATGGTAAAATTTCTGCTGCTGGCTTTGGCATTTGGACTGGCTCAGGCTGAG ATTGAAGGAAAATGGATAACTCTTGCTATCGTTGCTGATAATGTAGACAAGATAGAACCAGCTGGAGAAATGAGACTCTATTGTCGTGAAATTACTTGTGAAGAGGAATGCAAGATattgaaaatcacattttatgtccA TGAAAATGGACAATGCTCTTTGACCACAGTCACTGGGTATTTGCAAGAAGATGGTGAGACCTACAGAACCCAGT ATCAAGGGGATAATCATTATTTAGTTGTGAAGCAGACACCAGAGAACATAGTCTTTTACAGTGAGAATGTTGACAGAGCCGGCCGGAAAACAAAATTGATATTTGTTCTTG GACATAAAACTTTAACTCATGAACAAAAGGATAAACTTGGTGAATTTGCTTTGTCAAAGAACATTCCTCCTGAAAACATTCGAGAAGTCCTGGATATAG ATCCCTGTCCTCAGTAA